The candidate division KSB1 bacterium genome window below encodes:
- a CDS encoding DUF5683 domain-containing protein — protein sequence MRNAFQQLNYAAAKKAGERALQHWQRLTPQQVIEVHQVLAVIAYSEGDFFEAKSQFEQALSLAPDLKLDSLYVSPKIHQFLDQLKANLALGNGHSSGTIRYLVIPDVRPQAALRSLVLPGLGQLHKNQTSKGRLLMAGAGAGVVLTAALHLRREKARENYLSAATIAKAETTYRRYNTLNRARNLSALLTSGIWVYSFFDALASPAAQPPPAVSLLPLPTTGKIVAGLSWQVSF from the coding sequence ATGCGAAATGCGTTTCAACAGTTGAATTATGCCGCCGCCAAAAAGGCGGGTGAACGAGCGTTGCAACACTGGCAACGTCTGACACCGCAGCAGGTGATTGAAGTGCATCAGGTGCTGGCGGTGATTGCCTACAGTGAGGGTGATTTTTTCGAGGCCAAGTCACAATTCGAACAGGCGCTGTCGCTGGCGCCGGATCTCAAACTGGATTCGCTGTATGTTTCGCCCAAGATTCACCAGTTTCTGGATCAACTTAAAGCCAATCTGGCTCTGGGAAATGGCCACAGCAGCGGAACGATACGCTATCTGGTAATTCCTGATGTCCGGCCGCAGGCCGCCCTGCGCTCGCTGGTGTTGCCGGGTTTGGGCCAGTTGCACAAAAACCAAACTTCCAAAGGGCGGTTGTTGATGGCCGGCGCCGGCGCGGGTGTGGTGCTCACCGCTGCCCTGCATCTGCGCCGCGAGAAAGCGCGGGAAAATTATCTTTCCGCGGCGACGATTGCCAAGGCGGAAACGACTTACCGCCGCTACAACACTCTCAATCGGGCGCGCAACCTTTCGGCGCTGCTGACCAGCGGCATCTGGGTGTATTCGTTTTTTGACGCCTTGGCCTCACCTGCAGCACAACCGCCGCCCGCGGTGAGTCTGCTGCCCTTGCCCACAACAGGGAAGATTGTGGCCGGCTTGAGTTGGCAGGTAAGCTTTTGA